One genomic segment of Entelurus aequoreus isolate RoL-2023_Sb linkage group LG25, RoL_Eaeq_v1.1, whole genome shotgun sequence includes these proteins:
- the LOC133642443 gene encoding myeloid-associated differentiation marker homolog, which translates to MTHIDVHSLTQPVGILRLMAIVLTCMTFSLVASVGLVDSTYWEWCMFTWCFCFFFTLLIVILEFTTFSTKLPFAWDDFTTGFAMLASLMCLAAAVIYPIFFTCRVCHRQIGASVVAWVCSGVYVGEVTLTRLRPSGEIRGFLSTLPGLLKMLEIFLACLIFTSLESSQYSGTPGLQWCVAVYSLCFILAMLIILLTVGQLTSRLPFFDKMVVVYDVLAAVMYMTAMVIWPLYSFPNNARPPNCGFLCSWDKLVMVIFMTILNFCVYTLDCVYSIKNVLFTQ; encoded by the coding sequence ATGACACACATTGACGTTCACTCCCTCACCCAGCCGGTGGGCATCCTGCGGTTGATGGCCATCGTCCTAACCTGTATGACTTTTAGCCTGGTGGCATCAGTGGGGCTCGTCGATTCTACGTACTGGGAATGGTGCATGTTCACCTGgtgcttctgcttcttcttcaccCTCCTCATCGTCATTTTGGAGTTCACCACCTTCAGCACCAAGTTACCCTTTGCCTGGGATGACTTCACCACCGGCTTCGCAATGCTGGCGAGCCTCATGTGCCTGGCCGCCGCAGTCATTTACCCCATTTTTTTCACCTGCCGTGTATGTCACCGGCAGATCGGTGCCTCTGTGGTAGCGTGGGTGTGCTCCGGGGTGTACGTTGGCGAGGTGACTCTGACTCGGCTTCGTCCGAGTGGGGAAATCCGTGGCTTCCTCTCCACATTGCCTGGTTTGTTGAAAATGCTGGAGATTTTCCTGGCCTGTCTTATCTTCACGTCTCTGGAGAGCAGCCAGTACTCAGGCACCCCTGGACTGCAGTGGTGTGTGGCCGTGTACTCCTTGTGCTTCATCTTGGCCATGCTTATCATCCTGCTCACTGTCGGACAGCTGACCTCGCGGTTACCGTTCTTTGACAAGATGGTGGTCGTGTATGACGTTTTAGCAGCGGTGATGTACATGACAGCTATGGTGATCTGGCCTCTTTATAGCTTCCCAAACAACGCAAGACCCCCGAACTGTGGTTTCTTGTGTTCATGGGATAAACTGGTGATGGTCATCTTCATGACTATCCTCAACTTCTGTGTTTACACCCTGGACTGCGTCTACTCCAT